The DNA window AGGATTTTAGATGAATATTATGCTTTGTTGATTACCGAAAACGGTGGAAGAGTTATAAAAAAATTTGATTCAATAGAATCTGGTGAGCTTGAAAAGAGTGATTTTAAGTTTGAATTTTTCAAAAACGTTGTAAAAAAAGGTGGAAAAAAGTGAAAAAAAGAGTAGTAATTTTGTTACTATTGCTTTCGTTTTTTGTTTTTGCACAGAATGAAATACCACTTCCTGGAATTTCTTTGCAGATAACCCCAACTCAACAGCCAAGGGAGCTTGTGAATACTCTTGAAATTTTACTTTTATTGACAATCCTTTCATTGGCACCGAGTATTTTAATTTTGTTTACTTCTTTTACGCGTATTATAATTGTATTTTCTTTTGTAAGGAATGCCTTAGGTACAAGGCAAACTCCTCCAAATCAAGTTTTGATAGGGCTTGCTTTGTTTTTGACATTTTTTATAATGCAGCCTGTGTGGAATGATGTATATAACAACGCCATTACGCCATATTTGAACTCTGAGATAGGTTACGAAGAGATGTTTTCAAGAACTATGGATAGGTTTAGAACGTTTATGCTGACTGAAATAAAGGTGCACCACAACGAAGATAATATCTTTATGTTGGCGGAAAACGTTGGGCAAAATATCAGTGATATAGAAAAAACTCCAAATTCTATATTAATTCCCGCATTTATAATTGGAGAACTTGAGATTGGTTTTAAAATGGGAATTTTATTATACATTCCTTTTATAGTTATGGATATGGTGGTTGCCAGTATTTTATTATCCTTGGGAATGATAATGATACCACCTGTATTGGTGTCACTACCCTTTAAGATTTTGCTCTTTGTCTTAGTGAATGGTTGGGATATGTTAATAGGAAGCTTAATAAAAAGTTTCGGGGGTGGATAATTTTGACAATAGAGGTTTTTTTAGATGTATTTGGCTTAGGGATAAAGACACTTTTAACTGTTATATTACCACCTCTTTTGATTAGTCTTCTGGTTGGACTTATAATAAGCATTTTTCAAGCTGCTACACAAATAAATAAGCAAACTTTAACGTTTGCCCCCAGGATTATTGTGTTGTTTTTGACTTTGTTGTTTTTAGGTGGGTGGATGATGCAATCTTTGATTGATTTGGCAAGAAATATACTTGAAAAGTATATATCAATGATCTAAATAAGAATCGACTATATTTTTTATTTGAAGAAATACCCCTTCTACGTCTTGATTTCCATCAATTACGTAAAAGTTATCCTTTTTCATCGAGATTTTAAGGTATGTGTCTCTTACCTTTTCTAAGAAGTTTTTTCCTTCTTTTTCAATTCTATCTTTTTTTAAAATCCTCGTGATTGCAATATTTACTGGGATATCTATGAAAAAAACTATATTGGGTAAAATATTGTCTGTTGCAAATGAATTCAAATTTTCAACCAAATCGATTCCTAAATTTCTTGCTCCGCCTTGATAGGCAATACTTGAATCTGTAAATCTATCTGCGAGCACGAAATATCCTTTTTTAAGAGAGGGTTTTATTATTTCATCTACAAGCTGAGCCCTTGATGCGAGAAATAAAAGTAATTCGCTGCGACTGTTCATGGGAAAATTTAAAAGTAAATCCCTTATTTTTTCTCCTAAAATAGTTCCACCAGGTTCCCTTACTTTTATAACTTTTTTATTTTTTTGTTCCAAATAATTTGCCAAAAGATCTAACTGAGTACTTTTGCCAGAGCCATCTATACCTTCAAATGTTATGAACATTTTTACAACCTCCAAAAAAGCCCCCTAATTTGGGGGCTTTATATTTCTTCATCCTCAGTTTCTTCAATTTCAAAAATTTCTTCTGTATTTTCCTCTTTCTTTTGTCCTTGCGATTCTTCTTGGTACGAAACGCCTTCCCTACCTTCAAGGTAAGCATCTGCTATTTTTGAAGTTATGAGTTGTATAGCCCTAATCGCATCGTCATTACCAGGAATAATGTAATCAATTTCGTCTGGATCACAATTCGTGTCTACTATTGCAACAGTTGGTATTTTTAAAAGGTTTGCTTCGTAAACTGCATTTCTTTCTTTTCTTGGATCAACTATATAAATAATATCTGGGATTCTATCCATTTCTTTTAAACCACCGAGATTTTTTCTAAGTTTTTCCAAAATTCTTCTAAGTCTGCTCTGTTCTTTTTTTGGAAGATTATCAAATTCACCGTTTGCTTCCATTTCTTCAAGTTCAATTAATTTATCAATTCTTTTTCTTATAGTTTGAAAATTTGTTAATAAACCACCAAGCCATCTGTGATTTACATAGAAAGCACCACATCTTTCCGCTTCTTGTTTGATTACTTGTTGTGCTTGCTTTTTCGTTCCAACGAATAATATTGTTCCACCTTCTGCTGCTTTGTCTCTAACAAGATTGTATGCCTCTTCAAGAAGTTTTGATGTTTTTTGAAGGTCGATAATATATATACCTTTTCTAGCACCAAAAATATATTCTTTCATCTTTGGGTTCCATCTTTGTGTTCTATGACCAAAATGAACACCTGCTTCTAACAACTGTTTCATCGTAACAACCGCCACAAAATCCACCTCCTATTTGGTTTTCCCACCCCTTCCTTCAACTCCCATCCGACCAATTTTAGGCACCGAGGAGGGAATCCAGAAGGGTGAGTATTTTTATTTGCCAATAGCTTGCTTTGCTATATTCACATATTCCTTAAAGGATTCAGGGTCATTCACTGCAAGTTCAGAGAGCATCTTTCTGTTAATGTTTACTCCTGCTAATTTTAATCCATGAATGAGCTCGTTGTACTTTAGGCCTTCATTTCTTGCTGCTATATTAATCCTTGTAATCCACAATTTTCTGTAATTTCTTTTTTTGAGTTTCCTGCCTACATATGCATGTTGTTTTGCTTTAATATACGCTTGTTTGGCTAATCTATATCTTCTACTTAAAGCTCCACGATATCCTTTTACGGCCTTCATTATCTTTTTTCTTTTTTTCTTTGCATTAACTGCATTTTTTACACGCATATTTTATCCTCCTTCCAAGTCTTCTTATTTTTTCCCGAGCATTCTCAATACTCTATTCTTTTCACATGCAGCTACCTCTGCTTCCAACTTTAATTTTCTTAAAGTAGATCTTCTTTTCTTTCCAGTTTTATGCCACGCATATGCGCGTCTTCTGATGATTTTGCCGTTTTTGGTTACTCGAAATCTTTTAGCGGCAGATTTCTGTGTTTTCATCTTATTTTTTGCCATATTTTCCCTCCTCAATTTTTAGGTTTTAACATCATCCACATGTCCCTTCCCTCTAATTTGGGTTGTTTTTCTACAACTGCAATATCTTTTATATCTTCTTTGATTCTGTCTAGGATTTCCTTGCCTTTCTCTGCAAATGCTAACTCTCTTCCCCTGAACATTATTACCACTCTTACTTTATTTCCAGATTCGATAAACCTTTTGATGTGTTTTACTTTTGTTTGATAATCGTGTTCATCAATTTTAATTCTGAA is part of the Thermosipho affectus genome and encodes:
- the fliP gene encoding flagellar type III secretion system pore protein FliP (The bacterial flagellar biogenesis protein FliP forms a type III secretion system (T3SS)-type pore required for flagellar assembly.) codes for the protein MKKRVVILLLLLSFFVFAQNEIPLPGISLQITPTQQPRELVNTLEILLLLTILSLAPSILILFTSFTRIIIVFSFVRNALGTRQTPPNQVLIGLALFLTFFIMQPVWNDVYNNAITPYLNSEIGYEEMFSRTMDRFRTFMLTEIKVHHNEDNIFMLAENVGQNISDIEKTPNSILIPAFIIGELEIGFKMGILLYIPFIVMDMVVASILLSLGMIMIPPVLVSLPFKILLFVLVNGWDMLIGSLIKSFGGG
- a CDS encoding flagellar biosynthetic protein FliO, whose amino-acid sequence is MVIERKFITRNSYIAIVRILDEYYALLITENGGRVIKKFDSIESGELEKSDFKFEFFKNVVKKGGKK
- the rpsB gene encoding 30S ribosomal protein S2 — its product is MAVVTMKQLLEAGVHFGHRTQRWNPKMKEYIFGARKGIYIIDLQKTSKLLEEAYNLVRDKAAEGGTILFVGTKKQAQQVIKQEAERCGAFYVNHRWLGGLLTNFQTIRKRIDKLIELEEMEANGEFDNLPKKEQSRLRRILEKLRKNLGGLKEMDRIPDIIYIVDPRKERNAVYEANLLKIPTVAIVDTNCDPDEIDYIIPGNDDAIRAIQLITSKIADAYLEGREGVSYQEESQGQKKEENTEEIFEIEETEDEEI
- the rpmI gene encoding 50S ribosomal protein L35; its protein translation is MAKNKMKTQKSAAKRFRVTKNGKIIRRRAYAWHKTGKKRRSTLRKLKLEAEVAACEKNRVLRMLGKK
- the tmk gene encoding dTMP kinase; amino-acid sequence: MFITFEGIDGSGKSTQLDLLANYLEQKNKKVIKVREPGGTILGEKIRDLLLNFPMNSRSELLLFLASRAQLVDEIIKPSLKKGYFVLADRFTDSSIAYQGGARNLGIDLVENLNSFATDNILPNIVFFIDIPVNIAITRILKKDRIEKEGKNFLEKVRDTYLKISMKKDNFYVIDGNQDVEGVFLQIKNIVDSYLDH
- the fliQ gene encoding flagellar biosynthesis protein FliQ gives rise to the protein MTIEVFLDVFGLGIKTLLTVILPPLLISLLVGLIISIFQAATQINKQTLTFAPRIIVLFLTLLFLGGWMMQSLIDLARNILEKYISMI
- the rplT gene encoding 50S ribosomal protein L20, which produces MRVKNAVNAKKKRKKIMKAVKGYRGALSRRYRLAKQAYIKAKQHAYVGRKLKKRNYRKLWITRINIAARNEGLKYNELIHGLKLAGVNINRKMLSELAVNDPESFKEYVNIAKQAIGK